Proteins from a single region of Clupea harengus chromosome 5, Ch_v2.0.2, whole genome shotgun sequence:
- the tmem74b gene encoding transmembrane protein 74B, protein MESLNAVELRELGDGKRRITHEASSPQQPSRSGPRTATSGIENASYQDEDTEIKFPAGSRQHVHESISHTRDQPNSQNLQRDELSPRSDDDQEMDFNGNTVDYGFVSALVFLVGGIVLVVIAYTIPREAKVNPDMVTARQMEKLEMYYAQLGSHLDKCIIAGLGLLTLGGMLLSIMLMVSIFKGELYRRRTFALSRRPRKTYGSINLRMRQLEGEGRETLVECEPNTSNTALASEDGTNQVSAPTKEQ, encoded by the coding sequence ATGGAGTCTTTGAATGCGGTGGAGCTCCGTGAATTGGGGGATGGTAAAAGGCGAATTACCCACGAGGCCTCATCGCCGCAGCAGCCCTCGCGGTCAGGACCTCGGACAGCGACCAGTGGCATTGAGAACGCCTCCTATCAGGATGAGGACACGGAGATTAAGTTTCCTGCCGGCTCAAGACAACACGTCCACGAGTCTATATCTCACACCAGAGACCAACCAAATTCCCAAAACCTCCAACGGGATGAGCTCTCTCCAAGATCTGACGATGACCAAGAGATGGATTTTAATGGAAATACCGTGGACTATGGATTCGTTTCAGCTCTGGTGTTCCTGGTCGGTGGAATTGTCCTGGTAGTGATTGCTTACACCATACCGAGAGAAGCTAAGGTCAACCCAGACATGGTGACAGCACGTCAGATGGAAAAACTAGAAATGTACTATGCACAGCTGGGTTCCCATCTGGACAAGTGTATAATAGCAGGTCTTGGGCTGCTTACTCTAGGTGGGATGCTTTTGTCAATCATGCTCATGGTGTCAATATTTAAGGGTGAACTGTACCGCAGGAGGACTTTTGCCTTGTCTAGAAGACCCAGGAAAACATACGGATCTATAAATCTTCGAATGAGGCAGTTGGagggtgaggggagggagacTCTGGTTGAATGTGAACCTAACACCTCAAACACTGCCCTGGCCAGTGAAGACGGTACTAACCAAGTGTCTGCTCCGACGAAAGAACAGTAG
- the LOC116220531 gene encoding bladder cancer-associated protein encodes MYCLQWLLPVLLIPKPLNPALWFNHSMFMGFYLLSFLLERKPCTICALVFLAALFLICYSCWGNCFLYHCHDSPLPDSAHDPNIVGT; translated from the coding sequence ATGTACTGCCTGCAGTGGTTGCTCCCAGTCCTGCTCATCCCAAAACCTTTGAACCCAGCATTATGGTTCAACCACTCCATGTTCATGGGCTTCTACCTGCTCAGCTTTTTGTTGGAGAGGAAGCCGTGCACCATTTGTGCCTTAGTGTTCTTGGCAGCCCTGTTCCTCATTTGCTACAGCTGTTGGGGAAACTGCTTTCTCTACCACTGCCACGATTCTCCACTGCCGGACTCTGCACATGATCCCAATATCGTTGGCACTTAG
- the ripor3 gene encoding RIPOR family member 3 isoform X2, translated as MPISSRINSHIWGQQPEQVDKIFQALRKGLKEYLECHQTEMDFLSSQQRDTKRNSRLAFLYDLEKEIRALERYIRRLEFHISKVEELYESYCIQWRLCKGAMNMKRAFSLSPSTRASRESLMELNRSHRISLEDMCVVEGELEILLGELQIKMKGLIGFARLCPGDQYEVLIRLGRQRWRIRGKIQSDDRQHWDEEEMIFFPHIHENFEIKVTEVKGLGSSLVGMVTCKSADFFMSRPQLMVVDITELGTIKLQLEVIWNPFDSGEMRPVVSSASRLSLPSRKGSVYSWTPPNTPSFTEKYFISMVRQMQDQEGGSFSLGSRESRGASLLSYLSDTSPAYERGSQTHISKRSSLHIPTDDELNKSLPEEGGDDDWQNDPDTSPPSPDETRRDSLLLFQRYSTPDILRQNRGASPVLEPDTESSLNTTQDTNGEVGPQVEQRVSVGLEEAEEQALQQPEVSVAQRIAVAQRISTLLAALAAALGEEGCTETPLRELEKQIQHLNNVLKRDLSMFKTSSTETLAVEEVLGSFDFLSTDFNADEISCMGSVRIRDTGISSFKENMLKSLGLLSQEDPLQTEPESRDSVTLSTSSFSLDQSLETHLSICAVLLRALRGSDSDLVRKDILEELSRQLEVLEKIGQLSLGKTDDFSVQDILPATLKQRSLQALWEECSSQESPFCCSADAFMRSLRKRFIHKVKARQPGQSDAVFVQLLQQIQASCRMVPTILCSTDRVTVFQFFTYLNRWGLADFGEHISRLSKEVYLQSALEGPKRRRALKKARGRHIAELQPLSRTLQLVAGLQIDANHRVAQAAASCLCRVCGFKPLRAKAVVYYTEVLKDSDKREQRAACLALKCLKATESAEQVAELWRLTDEDLRNAAKETVLSFGKKGYIAFQQMERICSELQEDTYQNLETEITIL; from the exons GCTTTCCTGTATGACTTAGAGAAG GAGATCCGTGCTTTGGAGCGATATATTAGAAGACTGGAGTTCCACATCAGCAAG GTTGAGGAGCTGTATGAGTCGTACTGCATCCAGTGGCGCTTGTGTAAGGGTGCCATGAACATGAAgagggctttctctctctcaccctccaccCGTGCGTCGAGAGAGAGCCTAATGGAGCTCAACCGCAGCCACCGAATCAGTCTGGAG GACATGTGTGTAGTCGAGGGAGAGCTGGAGATTCTCCTGGGAGAACTGCAAATCAAGATGAAAG GACTGATAGGCTTTGCAAGGCTCTGTCCAGGGGATCAGTATGAG GTGCTGATAAGGCTGGGGCGTCAGCGTTGGCGGATACGGGGGAAAATCCAGTCGGATGACAGACAGCACTGGGATGAAGAGGAGATGATTTTCTTCCCTCACATTCACGAGAACTTTGAGATAAAG GTGACAGAAGTGAAGGGTTTGGGTTCCAGTTTGGTTGGCATGGTTACGTGTAAAAGTGCAGACTTCTTCATGTCGCGGCCTCAACTGATGGTGGTGGACATTACAGAACTAGGCACCATCAAGCTGCAGCTGGAGGTGATATGGAA TCCGTTTGACAGTGGGGAGATGAGGCCTGTGGTGTCCTCAGCCAGCCGCCTCTCTCTTCCCAGCAGGAAAGGCTCTGTGTACAGCTGGACTCCCCCAAACACGCCCAGCTTCACGGAGAAGTACTTCATT TCTATGGTGCGGCAGATGCAGGACCAGGAGGGGGGCTCCTTCTCCTTGGGCTCCAGGGAGTCCAGAGGAGCGTCTCTGCTCAGCTACCTGTCCGACACGTCGCCGGCCTACGAGAGAGGCAGTCAGACCCACATCAGTAAGCGCAGTTCCCTTCACATCCCCACGGATGATGAACTCAACAAGAGTCTCCCGGAGGAAGGGGGTGATGACGACTGGCAGAACGATCCGGACACGAGCCCCCCGAGCCCCGACGAGACCCGCCGTGACTCCCTGCTCCTGTTCCAACGCTACAGCACCCCTGACATCCTCAGGCAGAACCGGGGTGCTTCCCCAGTCCTGGAGCCAGACACGGAGAGCAGTCTGAACACTACCCAGGACACAAACGGAGAGGTGGGCCCCCAGGTGGAGCAAAGGGTGTCTGTGGGACTTGAGGAGGCGGAGGAACAGGCCCTACAGCAGCCGGAGGTGAGCGTTGCCCAGAGGATAGCCGTGGCCCAGAGAATCAGTACCCTCCTGGCTGCCTTGGCAGCCGCCCTGGGGGAGGAAGGATGCACAGAGACACCACTGAGGGAACTGGAGAAGCAGATCCAACACCTAAATAATGTCTTAAAA AGGGACCTCAGCATGTTCAAGACCTCCTCCACTGAAACGCTAGCTGTAGAAGAAGTCCTGGGCAGCTTTGACTTCCTGTCCACAGACTTTAACGCAGACGAAATCTCTTGCATGGGCAGCGTTCGGATCAGGGACACAGG GATCAGCTCATTTAAGGAGAATATGCTGAAGAGCCTGGGGCTCTTGTCACAGGAAGACCCCCTGCAGACTGAGCCGGAGAGCAGAGACAGCGTCACACTGAGCACAAGCAGCTTCAGTCTCGACCAGAGTCTGGAGACACACCTGAGCATCTGTGCAGTACTACTGAGG GCATTGAGAGGTTCAGACTCTGACCTTGTGCGCAAGGACATTCTGGAGGAGCTATCAAGGCAACTCGAGGTACTTGAAAAAATCGGCCAGCTGTCCCTTGGGAAGACAGATGACTTCTCAGTACAAGACA TCCTCCCTGCCACCCTGAAACAGAGGAGCCTGCAGGCGCTGTGGGAGGAGTGTTCCAGTCAGGAGTCGCCCTTCTGCTGCTCAGCCGACGCTTTCATGAGAAGCCTCAGGAAGAGGTTCATCCACAAAGTCAaagccaggcagccaggccAGTCAGACGCAG TGTTTgtgcagctgctgcagcagaTTCAGGCCAGCTGCAGAATGGTTCCCACCATCCTGTGCAGCACTGATCGAGTCACTGTCTTCCAGTTCTTTACTTACCTCAATAGATGGGGCCTGGCAGACTTTGGAGAGCATATCTCTCGCCTCTCCAAAGAAG TGTACCTGCAGTCAGCCCTGGAAGGCCCTAAGAGGAGGAGGGCTCTGAAGAAGGCTCGAGGGAGACACATTGCTGAGCTGCAGCCTCTCAGCCGTACCCTGCAACTCGTGGCAGGGCTGCAGATAGACGCCAATCACAGGGTTGCTCAGGCCGCAGCCTCCTGCCTCTGCAGAGTGTGTGGCTTCAAGCCTCTAAGGGCAAAA gCTGTGGTTTATTACACCGAGGTCCTGAAGGACAGTGACAAACGAGAACAAAGGGCAGCCTGCCTGGCTCTAAAGTGTCTCAAA GCAACTGAGAGTGCAGAACAGGTGGCTGAACTGTGGCGCTTGACTGACGAGGACCTCCGGAATGCAGCCAAAGAGACTGTCCTATCTTTCg GTAAAAAAGGATACATTGCATTTCAGCAAATGGAGAGGATTTGCTCTGAGTTACAGGAAGACACTTACCAGAATTTAGAGACAGAAATCACAATACtataa